The sequence ACGATCGACGCATGCAGGCTCGCGATCATGCCGCGGCGGTTGTCCCGCTCGGCGTGCAGCAGCGCGGGCAGCAGAGAGGCTTCCGCGCGCGCGGGATGTCCGTCCCACAGATGGCTGAGTGCGCCGATCATGCGACCGAACGCGGCCGCCAGGCGCAGGTTGCCGGCATCGCCGAAGGGCGTCTGCTGCGCGACGAGCGCACGCACCTGCCCCGTTTCGCCGTGGTGCAGCGCGAGCATCGCGCGCGTGCTGAGGGCGGCCAGGACATAGAGCGGCCCGCCGCCTGCCTCCGTGGGACCGGGCCACTGCTCCAGCAGCTTCGGCAACAGGCCCAGGCGATCGGCGAAGATCGAAGAGCCCGCGCCGATGCGCAGCGCGATCGCCCGCGATTGCGGCGTGGTGTCGCGCTCGTGGAGGACATCGCGCGCGATGACGATGGCTTCGGCGTTGCGATCGCCGAGCGCCAGCACCGAAGCGGCGACCAGGCGCAGGTCCGTATCGCCGTCGAGCATCTGCGCAGGCAGGCGATCCAGCCATTCGCGTGCTTCGGCGACCTTGCCTGCCGTGGCCAGCGCCCACAACGAGCGCGCAGCGTAGGACTGCGCAAGCGTTTCTTCGCCGGCGGCGAGCGCATGCGTGGCCGCTTCGTGGAAGCGTTCGCGCTCGGCGTACCAGCGCGAGGCGCGCAGGTGCAGCCCCGAGCGCTCGCGTGCCGACAGCGCTTCGAAGCGGCTGAGCAGGAAGTCGCGCGCGAGCGGATGCAGCCGCATCCATTGCGTGTGCTCGCCGGTGGTCATCAGCGGCGTTTCGCGCACCAGGCGTTCGAGGACCGCGCGCGGTTGGCGGCAGCCGGTCACGGTCTGGAACAGGTCGGAATCGAAGTGCTCGAGGATGCAGGCACGCACGAGGAAATCGGCGACATCCGGCGGCAGGCGCGACAACAGGGAGGTGACGAAGTATTCCTGCAGCTTGCCGTGGCGCGCCGACAGCCCGCGCGCGGCGCGCGCCGCGTCGGGTTCGCGTTCGATGGCCGAAATCGCCAGTTGCAGGCCGATGGGCCAGCCTTCGGTGGCGTCGTGCAAGTGCGCGCGGTCGTCCAGCGAAATGCGATCGCCCAGCACAGAGGCCAGGATCGCAATCGATTCCTCCAGCCGCAGCCGCAGGTCTTCGGTGGCGAGCGTGCCGCACTGGCCTTTCGCCGCGAGTTCCGACAGCAGCAAGGGCAACGCGATGCGCGTGCCGATGGCGATGTGCAGGTTCGCCGGCGCGTTGAGCAACAGGTATTGCAGCGCGCCGCGCACGCTGCCTTCGGGCAGGCGCTCGGCTTCGTCGATCACCAGCCCCACCGGCGTGCCGCGTTCGGCGATGGCGGCGAGCAGCGAAGTCAGCGCGGCGTAGGCATCCGATGTGCTGGCCGAGCCCTCGTCCGGCAGTTCGTCGAGCACCCCGCCCACGCGGAAGGCGTGGCCGAGCGCCAGCGCGAAGCGCGCGGGATGGTCGGACTCGCCCGCGTTGAACCACGCCACGATCGCGCCACTGTCGAGCCACCAGCGCCGCCATTGCAGCAGCAGCGTGGTCTTGCCGAAACCGGCCGGCGCCGTCGCCGTGAAGACGGTGCGGTCGTGATGGCTGCGCCAGGCATCACGCAGGTGCGCGCGCTCGAGGACGGCGCGCGGCATGCGGGGCGGCGTGGCTTTGAGGACGAATTCGGACACGTTCATCTCGTCCGAATCGACGCGGACGCCCATCGGAATCGGTCATGGGGGCGCACGCGGCGCCCGGCGAAGTCAGCCGTGCCGGCCCGACCAATGGATGTGCGTGATCTTCCAGCCGCTGGCCGTACGGGCCAGGACCATGGTTTCGATCACGGTTTCGGAAGGCCCGTTTGCGGTAGCGGCCATGGGGCGGAGGCGTTTTTCGCTCAGGATCCAGGCCACATCGTTGCTGCCGCGGACGTCGCGGCGCACGAGTTCGCGCTGGACGCTGCGCAGCGCGGTGGAATCGCCCCTGGCCGCACCGTCGATATAGACATCGCGCAGGCCGAGCACCTGCCCGTTCGACATCACCACCGCTTCGGGCGTCATCAATTGGCGCGCCGTATCGAACTGCCCATTCACGAGCGCGGACATGAAGCCGTCGACGACTTTCGCGGCCTCGGCCGCGGCAGGCGAAACGCTTGCGGTACTGGCGGCGGGAGAAGCGGCAGGCGGCTGCGCAAAGGCGCTACCCGCGGTCACCGTGGCGACGGCGAGGGAAAGGGAAAGCAGCAGGGAACGCACGTGGAATCCGGATTACGGGGGATGGCGCCATTGGGGACTTTTGCCGTCCGCGGCGCACCCCCCAACGCGGGGGGGAGTCGGCACTCCGGGTTCTGCGCAAAGTCGGCCGGTTGGCGCGTCAGGCCCAACGCTCATCGGCCGCCGCCGAACCGACCATTCCAGGGGAAATTTTTTCGTGAAAACCGCTCGTCGTCATGCGCGCAACAAGACCCTCAACCGCGCGCACCTCACCGCCTCCTTGCTGATGGCCATGGGCCTGGCACCCACGATCGCGATGGCGCAGGACTGCGCCACCGCCACGCCGGGCCAGACCCAGTGCGTCGGCGCGACCGCGACCGGTGCGTTCGCCACCGCCGTCGGCAACCTCGCCACCGCCAGCGGCGCGAACAGCTCCGCCTTCGGCGTCAACGCGAAGGCCACCAATGCCAACACCGTGGGCGTCGGCAACAATGCCACCGCCAGCGGCCTGAACGCGGTGGCCATCGGCAACAACGCCGCGGCCACGGGCAACAACAGCAA comes from Lysobacter sp. KIS68-7 and encodes:
- a CDS encoding LuxR C-terminal-related transcriptional regulator produces the protein MGVRVDSDEMNVSEFVLKATPPRMPRAVLERAHLRDAWRSHHDRTVFTATAPAGFGKTTLLLQWRRWWLDSGAIVAWFNAGESDHPARFALALGHAFRVGGVLDELPDEGSASTSDAYAALTSLLAAIAERGTPVGLVIDEAERLPEGSVRGALQYLLLNAPANLHIAIGTRIALPLLLSELAAKGQCGTLATEDLRLRLEESIAILASVLGDRISLDDRAHLHDATEGWPIGLQLAISAIEREPDAARAARGLSARHGKLQEYFVTSLLSRLPPDVADFLVRACILEHFDSDLFQTVTGCRQPRAVLERLVRETPLMTTGEHTQWMRLHPLARDFLLSRFEALSARERSGLHLRASRWYAERERFHEAATHALAAGEETLAQSYAARSLWALATAGKVAEAREWLDRLPAQMLDGDTDLRLVAASVLALGDRNAEAIVIARDVLHERDTTPQSRAIALRIGAGSSIFADRLGLLPKLLEQWPGPTEAGGGPLYVLAALSTRAMLALHHGETGQVRALVAQQTPFGDAGNLRLAAAFGRMIGALSHLWDGHPARAEASLLPALLHAERDNRRGMIASLHASIVARARYERGDIAQAQALLANRLDVIERCGFPDNLLSAYRTLASASLAQGDENAALAILQSLDALGARRDLPRLRAIALADQVRVHAARARRETVVRLLDAIDGLAPAFDHADLRPLRAEYRLATAIARAHAALADDRLDAAELHLADADAIAEALNCGNDIQRVKVLRGVAAWKRGDERTAMSLLHEAQDLASIAGHVRLAADAHPLAAQLLADAQRNARPEPAASVRSPQSRIAMLTSKEAEVLDLLGKGLPNKAIARALDVSGETVKWHLKNLFAKLSAGSRRHAVERARMLGLVA
- a CDS encoding nuclear transport factor 2 family protein, which codes for MRSLLLSLSLAVATVTAGSAFAQPPAASPAASTASVSPAAAEAAKVVDGFMSALVNGQFDTARQLMTPEAVVMSNGQVLGLRDVYIDGAARGDSTALRSVQRELVRRDVRGSNDVAWILSEKRLRPMAATANGPSETVIETMVLARTASGWKITHIHWSGRHG